The window TTTCGAACTTGCTCATGGTCGAGCCGACGCCGGTGTCGTTGACTGCGACGATTCAAAAAGAACTCGCCGATCGCATGGTTGCGCCGCCGGGTGTGAAAGACTACAGCGCGCTGAGCGTGTGGATGCAATCGCTCTGCGATCTGCAGATCACCCGCATCCTGCCGCCGCAAGTCTTCTGGCCGCGGCCCAAGGTTCACTCGGCCATCGTGCACATCGTGCCGAACGCCGCCAAGCGCGCGCTCATTCCCGACCTCGAGTTCTTCCACACGTTTGTCCGCGGCTTGTTCCTGCATCGCCGCAAGTTTCTCCGCAGCGGGCTGGTCGCCGCGCAGCAGGAACATCTCGACAAGCCTGCCGTCGACGAAGTCCTCGCGCCGTTTGCGTTCCCGGTCGATGTCCGTGCGGAACAGTTGCCGCTCGAAACCATCCAGCAACTGAGCGAAGCCTTCCGCCAACGCAGGGCTTCTTAACTCGCAGATTCTGCCGAGCGACGAAGGCTGTAGATGCTGACCGCGACTTCCTTGAACGTCGCATCTTTCTCGAAGCGTAGGCCTGTTTTTTCCGCGACTCGAATCGAAGCCACGTTACGCGGGTCGATGATTGCAATCAGCCGCGACAAGCCGAGCGAATTGAAGGCATACTCGCGCACGGCGGCCGCCGCTTCGGTCGCATAGCCGCATCCCCACTTGTCCCTTGCCAGGCGAAAACCAATTTCGGTCTCGGGCTGTCCCGCGATATCGTCGAAGCGACTCAAGCCGCAGTAGCCGATCGTCTGCTGCGACTCACGCTCGACCACGGCCCATAAACCAAAGCCCCACTTGGCGTGGTAATTTTCCAGGCAGCCGCGCAGCCAGGTGCGGACCCATTCCGGCGTCTGCGGACCACGGCCGTAGCGCATCACTTCGGCATCGCCAAACACGCGGTCCATCGCCTCGCCATCGACGATGTGAAATTGCCGCAGCCGAAGACGTTCTGTTTCCGCAATGATCATGCGCCAGATTGTACCACTCGGTCCAACCTACGCGTCTTCGTCGCTCACGGCACCTTCGGCAGGCAGATCGGTATCGCGAAAGCGATAGCCCACGCCGCGGACGGTTTCGATAACGTCAGCATGGTCGCCCAGTTTGCGGCGGAGGGCGCGGATATGGACGTCGATGGTCCGTTCCATCACCATCGTGTCTTCGCCGAGGGCGGCGTCGATCAATTCGGTCCGGTCAAAGACCCGGCCGGGCTGACGGATGAGGGTATCGAGCAGCCGAAATTCGCTGCGGGTCAGCGGCAACGGCTGATCGTCGATCGAGGCTTGATGGCGACGGCGATTCACCGTCACGCCTTGGCGCTTGGTGATTTCGTCTGGCACTCCTTCGCCGGAACGACGACGGCGAAGCGCCTTGATCCGCTCGAGCAACACCTTCACGCTGAAGGGTTTCGTCACGTAATCGTCGGCCCCGAGCGAGAAGCCGATCAATTCGTCCGACTCTTCGGCTTTCGCCGTGAGCATGACGATCAGCATTTCGCGAGTTGCGGCGTCGGCTCGCAGACGGCGGCAAACATCCAAGCCGTCGATCACCGGCAACATCAAATCGAGCAGCACGATGTCGGGCGTTTTTAGCTGGGCCTGCAACAATCCATCCTGGCCGTCGCTGGCGGCGAGCACTTCATAGCCCGCTTGTTTAAGGTTGTAGCAAACGACTTCGCTGAGGGAGCGGTCGTCTTCAATGACGAGGATCTTCGTTTTGGCCATACGTGCGCGTTACTCGTTGCGTGTAATCCGTCGACTAATTCGTCAGGACGGAGAATCATCCAGATTGAGGTGCCGGTGGCGGACGATTTCACCTTCGACGAGGTAAATCACGTCCTCGGCAATATTGGTTGCGTGATCGGCAATTCGCTCGATGTGGCGAACGCCGGAAAAACAATGCAGAGCGGCCGGCACGAGGTCGGCCTGCTTTTGCATGCGGGTTTGCAGCTCGTCGATGATTTCGGAGTTGTACTGATCGACTTGCTGATCCATGGCCAGAATGCGGCGGGCAGCGGCAGCGTCGAGATTCACAAACGAATCCATCGCGCCGCGCACCATTTGCGTGGCCAGCACAATCATCTTGCCGAGGCGATCGGGCACAACGAAGGCCGGATGCTCGGAAATGGCCCGAGCGCGGTTGGCGATACTCACGGCCAGGTCAGCCATGCGTTCGAGATCGGCATTCACCTTCAGCACGGTGGCAATCCGTCGCAAGTCGACGGCCACAGGCTGGTGCAGCGCGAGCATCTTGAGGCATTCCTCTTCCAGATGCACTTCGCTCGAATCGACGATGTCGTCGGAGCTGATTACCTTCTCGGCCAGGTCGTAGCGACGTTCGCTGAGGGCTTGGGTGGCCCGGTCGATCATTTCCTCAACCATCGACGAAATGGTGAGGAGCCGATTGATGAGACCGTCGATATCGCGCTGCAGATGTTTGCTCATTGTTCATCCCGGCTCAACTGTGAGCCGTAAGAGAGTCTGACGTACGGCGAGAGGTAATCTGTGAAGATAGAATGAAGATCTGATGAAGCACAGCCCCCCGCGAAAGTGGCTATTTGCATCCTTTAAGCGGCCCCAAGACAAGGCAAAAGTTGGTACAATTGTCCGTTTGGTTTTCTCTGCCAGCACGACGCAAGCATTTTCGACTTTATCTTCAGCACTCTCCTATGCGCATCGATCACTCTGCCAGCACCATCGACCGGCCTCACTTTGCGGTGGTCGAAGACCTGACGAATTCCGGCACGATTGTGTGTGAGCCGGCCTGTCCGCCACCACCCGCCGACGACGTCGCGAACTGGGAAGCCGAAATCGGTGTCCTGAACGACGACCTGGTGATGGCCGACGAAGAAGAATCGGTCGACGACTTCGATGAGGAAGATTTCGACGATGAGTTTGATGACGACTTCGAAGAAGAGCTCGAAGACGAATACGACCTCGCCGACCTCGAGGAAGTGAGCGACGACGACCTCGCCGCCGACGATGCCGAGCTGCCGATTGGTGGCGATTTCGTCGACGAAGACGAAGAAGCCGAGGAACCGGCGTTGCCCGAAGATCCTGACGCTCCAGCCGCGGAAGAAGAAGAAAAGCCCAAAAAGGGAAAAGGCAAAGCCGCCAAGGGCAAGGGGAAGAAATCGAAGGACGAAGATGATGAAGATGACGATGAAGATCTCGATTTCGATGATGAGTAAGTTGTAGGACGGACGATTGGTCCGTCTCCGTTGCACATCCAAATTGGCACATCGCAGGACGGAGTTTACTCCGTCCTCCTTTTTATTCCGGAGTTGCTTTCAGCAATGTTTCAGCCAGTGCCGGCCAGCGCGCCGTTTCCGCGGATGGAAGAAGAAGTCCTCGCGTTCTGGAAGGAACACACCATCTATGAGCAGTCGCTCAACCGGCGGCGCGGCGGTAAGAAGTTCGTCTTCTTCGAAGGCCCGCCCACGGCCAACGGCCTGCCTCATCCCGGGCACTGCTTGACCCGCGCGATCAAGGATCTATTCCCGCGCTATCGCACCATGCGCGGTTACTTCTGCGAACGCAAAGCCGGCTGGGACACGCACGGTCTGCCAGTCGAAGTCGAGGTCTGCAAGGAACTCGGCATCCACTCGAAAGAGGAAATCGAAAACTACGGCATCGAGCCGTTCATCCATCGCTGCCAGGAAAGCGTCTGGCGGTACATGCAAGAATGGGAACGCCTGACCGAACGCCTCGGCTTTTGGGTGAATCTCAAAGAAGCGTACGTCACCTATCACCAATCGTTCGTCGAAAGCGTGTGGTGGTCGCTGAAGAATCTGTTCGATCGCGGATTGCTTTACCAAGGCCACAAGATTGTGTGGTGGTGGGCTCAGGGTGGCACGGCGCTGTCGAGCGGTGAAGTTGGACAGGGTTATCGCGAAGTTGCTGATCCCAGCGTGTATGTGCTGTTTCCGTTGCTCGATGATGCGGGCAAAAAAACCGATACGTCGCTGCTCGTCTGGACGACGACGCCTTGGACGTTACCCAGCAATCAGTTTGCGGCCGTTCATCCGGAGCTGGATTACGCGACCGTGCTCGATGCCCAAACCGGCACGCGCTTCATCATGGCTCAAGCGCTCATGGAAACGATCGCTGGGAAACTCAAACGCGAACTGACCGTTGAAAAAACTTGCAAGGGAAGCGAACTCCTCGGCAAGCGATATCTGCCGCCGTATGACTGCTATTACAAGACACAAGGGAACCAAACCGGCACGCTGAAGAGCGGTCCAAAGGAAGCCATCTCTTGGCGCGTCGTGGCCGCCGATTTCGTGACTACCGACAGCGGCTCGGGAGTTGTGCATCAAGCGCCAGCCTTCGGTGAAGTCGACTTTGATGTTCTCGTTGCCGAGAAAGCACGCTTTGTCGACGAAGAAGGCCCCCATCTCATCTGCGCGGTTGGCCCGGATGGCAAATTCACCAAGGAGTGTCCAGAGTACGAAGGCCGCTGGGTCAAAGATTGCGATAAGGACATCCAGCGCGAATTGAAGGCCAAGGGTGTGCTCTTTCACCAAGAGCAATACATCCACGACTATCCGTTCTGCTGGCGAGCGTCCGAAGATCCGCTCATCCAGTATCCACGCAAGAGCTGGTTCGTGCGGACGACCCAGTTCAAGGATGAGATGCTGGCCAACAATTCGAAAATCAACTGGCTCCCCGAGCACATCAAGGATGGCCGGTTTGGCAATTTTCTTGAATCGAACGTCGACTGGGCGCTGTCACGCGAGCGCTACTGGGGCACGCCGCTGCCGATCTGGGTTTGTCAGCAAACCGGCCAGATGGAAGCCGTCGGCAGTTACGAAGAACTGCTGAAAAAGCCCGGCGTGAAGGGAACCGACGTTTGGGACAAAGCGAAAGCGGCGAACCCGAAATTGCCGGACGATCTGAAGGTCCACAAACCCTACATCGACGAGATCACCTACGACTCGCCATACGCCAAGGGCGCGCACATGCGCCGCGTCGGCGAAGTGATCGACTGCTGGTACGACAGCGGCGCCATGCCGTTTGCGCAGTGGGGCTATCCGCACCAGAACGCCGACAAGTTCTCCGATCAGTTCCCAGCTGACTTTATCAGCGAGGCGCTCGATCAAACGCGTGGTTGGTTTTATTCGCAGCTCGCCATCAGCACGCTGATGTTTGGGAAGGGTGCGGGAGGCGAGGGACGAGAGACGGGAGAAAAACCTTATCCGCATCCGTTCAAGAATTGCATCGTGCTCGGTCTGATGTTGTCGGAGTGGTGGGAAAGTCCCGACAACAGCAAAGAGATCTATTTGGTCGAAGCCGAAGGGCGGGCGAAGTACGGCGAGAAGCTCATCCGCAAAGTCGGCAAGATGTCGAAGTCGCTGCGCAACTATCGCAGCCCGCAGTACATCTTCGATACCTTCGGTGCCGATGCGCTGCGTTGGTACTTCTTTGCCAATCAGGCTCCTTGGAGCTCGATCCTTTACAGCGAACGCGCGATCAAAGACACGATCCCGGAGTTCCTGCTGCGACTTTGGAACTGCTACAGCTTCTTCGTCATCTATTCCAACATTGATGGATTCGACCCGGGCGAGCGCGTTGCTGGCGGTCAGGAATTGCAACTCAACGCAGCCGATCTCGCCAAGGGGAAGGGCTATCGCCCCATCGCTGAGCGCGGCGAACTCGACCGCTGGGTGATCAGCGAACTCAATCGCACGCTGACAACCGTCGTCGAGCGGATGGATGCTTACGACAACTTCGAAGCCTGCAAGCAGATCAACGCGTTTGTCGACGGCTTGTCAAATTGGTACGTTCGTCGCAGCCGCGATCGCTTCTGGGCGAGCGACAAGCAATCGCAAGAGAAGCTCGACGCTTACTGGACCCTCTACGAATGCCTCGTGACGACGGCGAAGATCATCGCCCCATTCACGCCGTTCCTCGCCGAGACGCTGTGGCAAAATCTGGCCGGCGTATTCGGCGATCGCGCGCTGAAGAGCGTGCATCTCACCGACTATCCGCAGGCCAACGAAAAAGTCGTCGATGAAACGCTCTCCGCGCGGATGCAACTCCTCCGCGAGATCGCCTCACTCGGCCGCAGCGCGCGAATGGACAACAAACTGAAAGTCCGTCAACCGCTGGCCAAGGTCGAAGTGATTCTCTCGGCGAAAACGCATCAAGCCTGGCTGCAACAGCACGATGCGTTGCTACGCGACGAGCTGAACGTGAAGCAAGTCGACTACGCCGAAGATGCGACGAAGTACATCACGTACCAGATCCAGCCGAACTTCAAACGCCTCGGCCCGCGCATCGGCAAGCTGTTGCCGGAATGCAAAAAGGTCCTCGGCGCTGCGGACGGTGGGCAGTTGCTCGCGCAGATGCAAGCGCAGGGAACCGTCGACCTTGCCATCGGCGGCGAAACGATCAAGCTTGACGGCGAAGACTTGCAAGTTCGCTTGCAAGCCAAACCAGGTTGGGCAGCTGCTCAAGGTCGTGGCGTGGTCGTGGTGCT is drawn from Anatilimnocola floriformis and contains these coding sequences:
- the rsmA gene encoding 16S rRNA (adenine(1518)-N(6)/adenine(1519)-N(6))-dimethyltransferase RsmA; the protein is MPSTRQTVTYLQRRFQEAGIRPEVRHGQNFLIDLNLLDLLLETAAPTENDVMLEIGTGMGSLTSMLADHAAHVVTVEIDARMHQLASEELENYGNITLLQQDALRNKNHLADSVLDEVRKHITPGRQFKLAANLPYNVATPILSNLLMVEPTPVSLTATIQKELADRMVAPPGVKDYSALSVWMQSLCDLQITRILPPQVFWPRPKVHSAIVHIVPNAAKRALIPDLEFFHTFVRGLFLHRRKFLRSGLVAAQQEHLDKPAVDEVLAPFAFPVDVRAEQLPLETIQQLSEAFRQRRAS
- a CDS encoding response regulator, with the translated sequence MAKTKILVIEDDRSLSEVVCYNLKQAGYEVLAASDGQDGLLQAQLKTPDIVLLDLMLPVIDGLDVCRRLRADAATREMLIVMLTAKAEESDELIGFSLGADDYVTKPFSVKVLLERIKALRRRRSGEGVPDEITKRQGVTVNRRRHQASIDDQPLPLTRSEFRLLDTLIRQPGRVFDRTELIDAALGEDTMVMERTIDVHIRALRRKLGDHADVIETVRGVGYRFRDTDLPAEGAVSDEDA
- the phoU gene encoding phosphate signaling complex protein PhoU, translated to MSKHLQRDIDGLINRLLTISSMVEEMIDRATQALSERRYDLAEKVISSDDIVDSSEVHLEEECLKMLALHQPVAVDLRRIATVLKVNADLERMADLAVSIANRARAISEHPAFVVPDRLGKMIVLATQMVRGAMDSFVNLDAAAARRILAMDQQVDQYNSEIIDELQTRMQKQADLVPAALHCFSGVRHIERIADHATNIAEDVIYLVEGEIVRHRHLNLDDSPS
- the ileS gene encoding isoleucine--tRNA ligase; its protein translation is MFQPVPASAPFPRMEEEVLAFWKEHTIYEQSLNRRRGGKKFVFFEGPPTANGLPHPGHCLTRAIKDLFPRYRTMRGYFCERKAGWDTHGLPVEVEVCKELGIHSKEEIENYGIEPFIHRCQESVWRYMQEWERLTERLGFWVNLKEAYVTYHQSFVESVWWSLKNLFDRGLLYQGHKIVWWWAQGGTALSSGEVGQGYREVADPSVYVLFPLLDDAGKKTDTSLLVWTTTPWTLPSNQFAAVHPELDYATVLDAQTGTRFIMAQALMETIAGKLKRELTVEKTCKGSELLGKRYLPPYDCYYKTQGNQTGTLKSGPKEAISWRVVAADFVTTDSGSGVVHQAPAFGEVDFDVLVAEKARFVDEEGPHLICAVGPDGKFTKECPEYEGRWVKDCDKDIQRELKAKGVLFHQEQYIHDYPFCWRASEDPLIQYPRKSWFVRTTQFKDEMLANNSKINWLPEHIKDGRFGNFLESNVDWALSRERYWGTPLPIWVCQQTGQMEAVGSYEELLKKPGVKGTDVWDKAKAANPKLPDDLKVHKPYIDEITYDSPYAKGAHMRRVGEVIDCWYDSGAMPFAQWGYPHQNADKFSDQFPADFISEALDQTRGWFYSQLAISTLMFGKGAGGEGRETGEKPYPHPFKNCIVLGLMLSEWWESPDNSKEIYLVEAEGRAKYGEKLIRKVGKMSKSLRNYRSPQYIFDTFGADALRWYFFANQAPWSSILYSERAIKDTIPEFLLRLWNCYSFFVIYSNIDGFDPGERVAGGQELQLNAADLAKGKGYRPIAERGELDRWVISELNRTLTTVVERMDAYDNFEACKQINAFVDGLSNWYVRRSRDRFWASDKQSQEKLDAYWTLYECLVTTAKIIAPFTPFLAETLWQNLAGVFGDRALKSVHLTDYPQANEKVVDETLSARMQLLREIASLGRSARMDNKLKVRQPLAKVEVILSAKTHQAWLQQHDALLRDELNVKQVDYAEDATKYITYQIQPNFKRLGPRIGKLLPECKKVLGAADGGQLLAQMQAQGTVDLAIGGETIKLDGEDLQVRLQAKPGWAAAQGRGVVVVLSTEITPELVREGFANDLVRAIQDQRKDLQLDYTDRIVIGIVAEDADVAGAIKEHQAFIAGETLADSISFEPFAGATEIVIDLGSGKVRLWVRKN
- a CDS encoding GNAT family N-acetyltransferase, producing the protein MIIAETERLRLRQFHIVDGEAMDRVFGDAEVMRYGRGPQTPEWVRTWLRGCLENYHAKWGFGLWAVVERESQQTIGYCGLSRFDDIAGQPETEIGFRLARDKWGCGYATEAAAAVREYAFNSLGLSRLIAIIDPRNVASIRVAEKTGLRFEKDATFKEVAVSIYSLRRSAESAS